A stretch of Geomonas oryzisoli DNA encodes these proteins:
- the gltX gene encoding glutamate--tRNA ligase produces the protein MSEVRLRFAPSPTGFLHVGGARTALFNWLLARKQHGTFVLRIEDTDVTRSTQESVDAIFEGMKWLGLDWDEGPFFQSDYFPVYKEYIDKLVAEGKAYKCYCSVEELEAKREKALAEGGKPKYDGTCRDLPPQEDDGRPYVIRFKTPKEGTTTWNDLIKGKVSFENAELDDLIIQRTDGTPTYNFVVVVDDVTMRMTTVIRGDDHVNNTPRQILIYQALGVPVPVFAHVPMILGADKARLSKRHGATSVMAYRDMGFLPEAMVNYLVRLGWSYGDEEIFSLQDLIEKFSIENVGRSAGVFNTEKLLWLNAHYIKTGDPERLADLLVPFLKERGVDPSQGGPDLVAVIKTLQERAKTMLELADGALFYYRDELSYDEQGVAKAYNADTPALLTALVEKLAALPALDQANIEQAFKELMAEKGIKLGQVGPAVRLALSGTTASPGIYEMIEVLGLQETKKRIERAIAVLAK, from the coding sequence ATGTCAGAAGTACGTCTTCGTTTCGCACCGAGCCCGACCGGCTTCCTTCATGTCGGAGGAGCGCGCACGGCGCTTTTCAACTGGCTTTTGGCCAGAAAGCAGCACGGCACCTTCGTGCTCAGGATCGAGGATACCGACGTGACCCGGTCCACCCAGGAGTCGGTGGATGCCATCTTCGAAGGGATGAAATGGCTGGGGCTGGACTGGGACGAGGGCCCCTTCTTCCAGTCCGACTACTTCCCGGTCTACAAGGAGTACATCGACAAGCTGGTCGCGGAGGGCAAGGCGTACAAGTGCTACTGCAGCGTCGAGGAGCTCGAGGCCAAGCGTGAGAAGGCGCTTGCGGAAGGGGGGAAACCGAAGTACGACGGTACCTGCCGTGATCTCCCTCCCCAGGAGGACGATGGCCGCCCCTACGTGATCCGTTTCAAGACCCCCAAGGAAGGGACCACCACCTGGAACGACCTCATCAAGGGGAAGGTTTCCTTCGAGAACGCGGAGCTGGACGACCTGATCATCCAGCGTACCGACGGCACCCCGACCTACAACTTCGTCGTGGTTGTCGACGACGTCACCATGAGGATGACCACGGTGATCCGCGGTGACGACCACGTCAACAATACGCCGCGCCAGATCCTGATCTACCAGGCGCTGGGGGTACCGGTCCCGGTGTTCGCGCACGTACCGATGATCCTCGGCGCCGACAAGGCCCGTCTCTCCAAGCGCCACGGCGCCACCTCGGTCATGGCCTACCGCGACATGGGCTTTCTCCCGGAGGCGATGGTCAACTACCTGGTGCGCCTGGGGTGGAGCTACGGCGACGAGGAGATCTTCTCCCTGCAGGACCTGATCGAGAAATTCTCCATCGAGAACGTCGGCCGCTCGGCCGGTGTCTTCAACACGGAAAAACTCCTGTGGCTGAACGCCCACTACATCAAGACCGGCGACCCGGAACGCCTGGCCGACCTCCTGGTGCCGTTCCTGAAAGAGCGCGGCGTGGACCCGTCGCAGGGGGGACCGGACCTGGTGGCCGTGATCAAGACCTTGCAGGAGCGGGCCAAGACCATGCTGGAACTCGCCGACGGGGCGCTTTTCTACTACAGGGACGAGCTCTCCTATGACGAGCAGGGAGTCGCCAAGGCGTATAACGCCGACACTCCGGCGCTGCTTACCGCCCTGGTGGAGAAGCTGGCGGCACTGCCTGCCCTGGATCAGGCCAACATCGAGCAGGCCTTCAAGGAGCTCATGGCGGAGAAGGGGATCAAACTGGGGCAGGTCGGTCCGGCCGTGCGTCTCGCCCTTTCCGGCACGACCGCGTCCCCGGGGATCTACGAGATGATCGAGGTGCTCGGGCTGCAGGAAACCAAAAAGCGTATCGAACGCGCCATCGCCGTCCTCGCGAAGTAG
- a CDS encoding DNA gyrase inhibitor YacG: MCAIQTVKCPHCRKEALLAGNPYRPFCSERCKMIDLGTWASEGYRIPGEKAPQHQDDDEDEG, from the coding sequence ATGTGCGCCATACAGACCGTCAAGTGCCCGCACTGCCGCAAGGAAGCCCTGCTGGCCGGGAACCCGTACCGCCCTTTCTGCTCGGAAAGGTGCAAGATGATCGACCTCGGCACCTGGGCCAGCGAAGGGTACCGCATCCCCGGCGAGAAGGCGCCCCAGCACCAGGATGACGATGAGGACGAGGGGTAA